A single window of Thalassomonas viridans DNA harbors:
- the purD gene encoding phosphoribosylamine--glycine ligase, whose translation MKVLVIGGGGREHALAWKAAQSANVTKVYVAPGNAGTVNEEKIENVAIGATDIPALLAFAQSNQIELTIVGPEAPLVIGVVDEFRAAGLNIFGPTKGAAQLEGSKAFSKDFFARHNIPTAAYQNFTEIEPAKEYVRQQGTPIVIKADGLAAGKGVIIAENEQQAFAAIEDMLAGNKFGDAGSRVVIEEFLTGEEASFIVMVDGKNILSFASSQDHKARDNGDKGPNTGGMGAYSPAPVVTQAVNDWAMANVIRPTVDGMAQEGNTYTGFLYAGLMIAEDGTAKVLEYNCRFGDPETQPIMMRLQSDLVELCLLACRGELDQASIDFDLRAAVGVVLAAGGYPNQYQQGLAISGLETDTGEQAKVFHAGTKVADDQVVTAGGRVLCATALGDTVTEAQAQAYKLVGQINWQDMYYRTDIAYRAVAREK comes from the coding sequence ATGAAGGTTTTGGTTATCGGTGGTGGTGGTCGCGAACATGCACTGGCATGGAAAGCGGCTCAGTCGGCTAATGTCACTAAAGTGTATGTTGCTCCGGGGAATGCCGGCACGGTAAATGAAGAAAAAATTGAAAATGTCGCTATCGGCGCTACGGATATTCCGGCGCTCCTGGCATTTGCCCAAAGTAACCAGATCGAATTAACTATTGTCGGCCCGGAAGCGCCGCTGGTGATCGGTGTTGTTGATGAGTTCCGTGCGGCAGGCCTGAATATTTTTGGTCCGACAAAAGGCGCGGCACAGCTTGAAGGTTCCAAGGCCTTTTCCAAGGACTTTTTTGCCCGTCATAATATTCCCACCGCGGCTTATCAAAACTTTACCGAAATCGAACCTGCCAAAGAATACGTGCGTCAGCAGGGTACGCCAATAGTGATCAAGGCCGATGGTCTTGCGGCAGGTAAGGGGGTGATCATTGCCGAAAACGAGCAGCAGGCGTTCGCTGCTATTGAAGATATGTTGGCAGGCAATAAATTTGGCGATGCCGGCAGCCGGGTGGTGATTGAAGAGTTTCTTACCGGTGAAGAAGCCAGCTTTATCGTGATGGTTGACGGCAAAAATATTTTGTCATTTGCTTCTTCACAGGATCATAAAGCCCGGGATAACGGCGATAAAGGACCAAATACCGGCGGCATGGGCGCCTACTCGCCTGCTCCGGTTGTTACCCAGGCGGTGAACGACTGGGCCATGGCCAATGTGATCCGGCCAACGGTTGACGGTATGGCACAAGAAGGTAATACCTATACCGGCTTTTTATATGCTGGCTTGATGATTGCCGAAGACGGTACCGCTAAAGTGCTGGAGTATAACTGCCGCTTTGGCGATCCGGAAACCCAGCCGATTATGATGCGTTTGCAGTCGGATCTGGTTGAACTTTGTTTGCTGGCTTGCCGCGGTGAGCTGGATCAGGCCAGTATCGACTTTGATCTCCGGGCTGCGGTCGGGGTTGTACTTGCTGCCGGAGGTTATCCGAACCAGTATCAGCAGGGGCTGGCTATTTCCGGTTTGGAGACAGATACAGGTGAGCAGGCAAAGGTCTTCCATGCCGGTACTAAAGTTGCTGACGATCAGGTGGTGACTGCCGGTGGCCGGGTATTATGCGCTACGGCTTTAGGTGACACGGTAACCGAAGCACAAGCACAGGCTTATAAATTGGTCGGGCAAATTAACTGGCAGGATATGTATTACCGCACGGATATTGCTTACCGGGCCGTTGCCAGAGAAAAGTAA
- a CDS encoding class I SAM-dependent methyltransferase has product MTIIKSLTTASLLTFGILASSYTAAHADTDKLTQAIAGEHRSDKNKARDVYRHPKQTLSFFGFKPEMTVVEVAPGGGWYTEILAPTLKGSGKLYGAHYPDTGEDNYYSNSRKRLEKKLAGNPVFSEVELTNFVPKKPSELAPAGSADMVLTFRNLHNWGHEGVGQLFKDAAKALKKGGVLGVVEHRMPVDMEWEKNKRSGYFPQADVVKLAKAAGFTLADSSEVNANPKDTADHPKGVWTLPPVLRLGDKDKEKYLAIGESDRMTLKFVKK; this is encoded by the coding sequence ATGACAATAATAAAATCTTTAACAACGGCATCCCTGTTAACATTCGGGATACTGGCATCAAGTTATACTGCGGCACATGCAGATACGGATAAACTGACCCAGGCAATTGCCGGGGAACACAGATCCGATAAAAACAAAGCCCGTGATGTTTATCGTCACCCCAAGCAAACCTTAAGCTTCTTTGGCTTTAAGCCGGAAATGACTGTGGTTGAAGTTGCCCCTGGCGGCGGCTGGTACACGGAAATTTTGGCACCGACCCTGAAAGGCTCAGGTAAATTATACGGTGCCCATTACCCGGATACCGGCGAAGATAATTATTACAGCAATTCCCGCAAGCGCCTGGAAAAGAAATTGGCAGGTAATCCTGTGTTCAGTGAAGTGGAGCTGACAAACTTCGTTCCGAAAAAGCCGAGTGAGCTGGCGCCTGCCGGCAGTGCGGATATGGTGCTTACATTCCGTAACTTACATAACTGGGGCCATGAAGGCGTTGGCCAGTTGTTTAAGGATGCTGCCAAGGCCCTGAAAAAAGGCGGTGTATTAGGTGTGGTTGAACACAGAATGCCGGTGGATATGGAATGGGAGAAAAATAAACGTTCGGGTTATTTCCCCCAGGCCGATGTGGTAAAACTGGCCAAAGCAGCCGGCTTCACCCTTGCCGACAGCAGTGAAGTCAATGCCAACCCTAAGGATACCGCCGATCACCCTAAAGGGGTGTGGACTTTACCGCCGGTGCTGCGTTTAGGGGACAAGGATAAAGAAAAATACCTGGCGATTGGCGAAAGTGATCGCATGACATTAAAATTTGTGAAGAAATAA
- the purH gene encoding bifunctional phosphoribosylaminoimidazolecarboxamide formyltransferase/IMP cyclohydrolase gives MDTPRPIKRALLSVSDKTGIVEFARALANKGIELLSTGGTAKLLLENGIEVTEVSDYTGHPEIMDGRVKTLHPKVHGGILGRRDFDEGVMAEHNISAIDLVAVNLYPFAKTVANDNCTLEDAIENIDIGGPTMVRAAAKNHKDVTIVVNAGDYGRILKEMDENGDSLHYQTRFDLAIAAYEHTAAYDGMIANYFGKMLPAYGGEESGQKENNKFPRTFNSQFIKKQDLRYGENSHQDAAFYVEAQPEEASVSTAQQLQGKALSYNNIADTDAALECVKEFAEPACVIVKHANPCGVAIGDNILAAYESAYTTDPTSAFGGIIAFNRELDAQTAEAIISRQFVEVIIAPQVSDEAKQVVSAKPNVRLLVCGQWDSETTGLDYKRVNGGLLLQDRDQGKVTEDELKVVTKRQPTADEMRDLQFCWKVAKYVKSNAIVYVKNSQTIGVGAGQMSRVYSAKVAGIKAADENLEVKGSVMASDAFFPFRDGLDAAAEAGITAVIQPGGSMRDEEVIAAADEHGIAMVFTGMRHFRH, from the coding sequence ATGGATACCCCACGCCCTATTAAACGCGCACTGTTAAGTGTTTCTGATAAAACCGGTATAGTCGAATTTGCCCGTGCCCTGGCAAACAAAGGCATCGAATTATTATCCACCGGCGGCACCGCGAAATTACTGTTGGAAAATGGCATTGAAGTCACCGAAGTTTCCGACTACACCGGACACCCGGAGATCATGGACGGACGTGTTAAAACTCTGCATCCCAAAGTACACGGCGGCATCCTGGGCCGTCGTGATTTCGATGAAGGGGTGATGGCTGAGCATAATATCAGTGCTATCGACCTGGTGGCGGTAAACTTATATCCTTTTGCCAAAACCGTTGCTAACGACAACTGCACCCTGGAAGATGCCATCGAAAATATCGATATCGGCGGGCCGACTATGGTGCGCGCTGCGGCGAAGAACCATAAAGATGTGACTATTGTCGTTAATGCCGGCGACTATGGGCGGATATTAAAAGAAATGGATGAAAACGGTGATTCGCTGCATTACCAAACCCGTTTTGATCTTGCCATTGCCGCCTACGAGCACACGGCTGCCTATGACGGCATGATCGCCAACTATTTCGGCAAGATGTTACCTGCCTATGGCGGCGAGGAAAGCGGGCAAAAAGAAAACAACAAGTTCCCGCGCACCTTTAACAGCCAGTTTATCAAGAAGCAGGATCTGCGTTACGGTGAAAACTCTCACCAGGATGCGGCTTTTTATGTGGAAGCCCAGCCGGAGGAAGCTTCGGTATCTACGGCACAGCAGTTACAGGGTAAGGCCCTTTCCTACAATAATATTGCCGACACCGATGCCGCGCTGGAATGTGTAAAAGAATTTGCCGAGCCTGCTTGTGTTATCGTCAAGCATGCCAACCCTTGCGGGGTTGCTATCGGGGATAATATCCTGGCGGCTTACGAAAGTGCCTATACCACAGATCCAACATCGGCTTTTGGCGGTATTATCGCCTTTAACCGGGAACTGGATGCGCAAACGGCGGAGGCGATTATTTCCCGTCAGTTCGTGGAAGTGATTATCGCCCCTCAGGTATCAGATGAAGCTAAGCAAGTGGTTTCTGCCAAGCCGAATGTACGTTTGCTGGTATGCGGCCAGTGGGACAGTGAAACCACAGGCTTGGATTATAAGCGCGTTAACGGCGGTTTGTTGCTGCAGGATAGGGACCAGGGCAAGGTCACTGAAGACGAATTAAAAGTGGTTACTAAACGTCAGCCGACGGCGGATGAGATGCGTGATCTACAATTTTGCTGGAAAGTGGCGAAATATGTGAAGTCCAACGCTATTGTTTATGTGAAAAACAGCCAGACCATAGGGGTCGGCGCCGGGCAAATGAGCCGGGTATACTCCGCCAAGGTCGCCGGTATCAAAGCTGCCGACGAGAACCTGGAAGTGAAAGGCTCGGTTATGGCTTCTGATGCCTTCTTCCCGTTCCGTGATGGCCTGGATGCCGCCGCCGAAGCCGGCATCACTGCGGTGATCCAGCCGGGCGGTTCTATGCGCGATGAAGAAGTGATCGCCGCTGCCGATGAACATGGTATTGCCATGGTCTTCACCGGTATGCGTCATTTCCGTCACTAA
- the fis gene encoding DNA-binding transcriptional regulator Fis: protein MFEQNISSPFITGDLQTQTKASPLRTQAKVAIKNYLSQLNGNDVDDMYELVLSEIEAPMLEEVMQYTRGNQTRAANLLGINRGTLRKKLKKYGMN, encoded by the coding sequence ATGTTTGAACAAAATATTTCCTCTCCATTCATTACCGGTGACCTGCAAACTCAGACAAAGGCGTCGCCTTTACGCACCCAGGCTAAAGTAGCTATTAAAAATTACTTATCTCAATTAAACGGTAATGATGTTGACGATATGTACGAGCTGGTACTTTCTGAAATTGAAGCGCCTATGCTGGAAGAAGTTATGCAGTACACCCGTGGCAACCAAACCCGCGCTGCTAACTTACTGGGTATCAACCGCGGTACCTTACGTAAAAAATTAAAAAAATACGGTATGAATTAA
- the dusB gene encoding tRNA dihydrouridine synthase DusB produces the protein MKIGPYQLASNVMLAPMAGITDQPFRQLCCSLGAGLAVSEMLSANPKVWKTEKSKRRLLHSAEAGIRSVQIAGSDPEEMAYAAQVNVEHGAQIIDINMGCPAKKVNKKLAGSALLKEPSQVEAIVKAVVNAVDIPVTLKIRTGWCENTRNGVEIAKIAEGNGIQSLAVHGRTRCDFYKGDAEYDTIKAIKKAITIPVVANGDISSVETAEHVLSYTGADAIMIGRAAQGRPWIFREMNHFLETGTHMSAPSMEEIRSILIGHVKELHKFYGDFMGVRFARKHVSWYMQAHDQDKAFRSIFNALESTNEQLDALNLYFDKLT, from the coding sequence GTGAAAATAGGTCCGTACCAATTAGCCAGTAATGTGATGCTTGCCCCTATGGCAGGAATTACCGATCAACCGTTTAGACAATTGTGTTGTTCGCTCGGCGCGGGGTTGGCGGTATCTGAAATGCTTTCGGCGAACCCGAAAGTATGGAAAACGGAAAAGTCCAAACGCAGGTTGTTGCATAGTGCCGAAGCCGGGATACGTTCTGTCCAGATTGCCGGTTCAGATCCAGAGGAGATGGCTTATGCGGCTCAGGTAAATGTTGAGCACGGCGCCCAGATTATTGATATCAACATGGGATGTCCGGCGAAAAAGGTCAACAAAAAATTAGCGGGCTCAGCGTTATTGAAAGAGCCGTCACAGGTTGAAGCTATTGTGAAAGCTGTGGTCAATGCGGTTGATATTCCGGTAACGCTGAAAATTCGCACAGGATGGTGTGAAAATACCCGAAACGGGGTGGAAATTGCGAAAATCGCTGAGGGCAACGGCATACAGTCGTTGGCTGTCCATGGCCGTACCCGGTGTGACTTTTATAAAGGTGACGCCGAGTATGACACCATTAAGGCGATTAAAAAGGCTATTACCATTCCCGTGGTAGCAAATGGCGATATTAGTTCGGTGGAAACCGCCGAGCATGTATTGAGCTACACCGGAGCTGACGCCATTATGATAGGCCGTGCCGCCCAGGGACGCCCCTGGATTTTTAGGGAAATGAATCATTTCCTTGAAACCGGTACGCATATGTCGGCTCCTTCCATGGAAGAAATCCGTTCAATATTAATTGGGCATGTAAAGGAGTTACATAAATTTTACGGTGACTTCATGGGTGTACGATTCGCCCGTAAGCACGTATCCTGGTATATGCAGGCGCATGATCAGGACAAAGCGTTTCGATCAATATTTAATGCATTAGAGTCCACTAATGAACAACTGGATGCATTAAATCTGTATTTTGATAAATTAACTTAA
- the prmA gene encoding 50S ribosomal protein L11 methyltransferase produces the protein MPWIQLRLNADEDTAEKYSNWLTACGAQAVTFIDAQDTPIYEPLPGDEVVYWSNTVVMGLYDASHDMDKVLNYLKGIHPDKENMQYKLEQLEDKDWEREWMDNFHPMKFGERLWICPSWREVPDENAVNVMLDPGLAFGTGTHPTTALCLTWLDGLDLTGKTVVDFGCGSGILSLAALKLGAKKVIGIDIDPQALQASLENAKRNQVEDRLELYLPKDQPKLKSDVVVANILAGPLRELAPVITEFVAEDGLLALSGVLENQAEELQTLYGNWCDMEPVAVKEEWVRLSGRRVGRRKSS, from the coding sequence ATGCCCTGGATACAGCTTAGATTAAATGCTGATGAAGATACCGCAGAAAAATACAGTAACTGGCTAACGGCCTGCGGCGCACAGGCCGTAACTTTTATCGATGCCCAAGACACCCCTATTTATGAACCTTTGCCGGGGGATGAAGTGGTTTACTGGTCAAATACTGTGGTGATGGGCCTTTATGATGCCAGCCATGATATGGATAAGGTGCTTAATTACTTAAAGGGCATACATCCGGATAAGGAAAATATGCAATATAAGCTGGAGCAGCTTGAAGACAAGGACTGGGAGCGGGAGTGGATGGACAACTTCCATCCGATGAAGTTTGGCGAACGTTTGTGGATTTGTCCCAGCTGGCGCGAAGTGCCGGATGAAAATGCCGTTAATGTTATGCTCGACCCCGGCCTGGCATTTGGCACCGGCACCCATCCTACTACGGCCTTGTGTCTTACCTGGCTCGATGGCCTGGATTTAACCGGGAAAACCGTGGTGGACTTTGGCTGCGGCTCAGGCATCTTATCTTTGGCGGCGTTGAAACTCGGCGCGAAAAAGGTGATCGGCATAGATATCGACCCACAGGCATTGCAGGCCAGCCTGGAAAATGCCAAACGTAACCAGGTGGAAGATCGTCTGGAACTTTACCTGCCTAAAGATCAGCCGAAACTTAAGAGCGACGTAGTGGTAGCCAATATTTTGGCCGGTCCTTTGCGTGAACTGGCGCCGGTGATTACCGAGTTTGTTGCCGAAGACGGCCTGCTGGCATTATCCGGGGTGCTGGAAAATCAGGCGGAAGAACTGCAAACTCTATACGGCAACTGGTGTGACATGGAGCCTGTGGCGGTAAAAGAAGAGTGGGTGCGCTTATCCGGGCGAAGAGTCGGGCGAAGAAAAAGTTCCTAA
- a CDS encoding substrate-binding periplasmic protein, with the protein MIKPVLFMITSFFCSQPQAKDIRFVTEELPPFQFTGADNQVDGAITELVRAMIKESRLSASIHIYPWARSYQTALTRADTIIFSVLRTEQRENDFRWIGKLYSLTTHLAALKSRPDIVVNKLNDAKQYKIGSVRGDSGEAYLKKKGFISKKNYYTNSKYSVLWGQLFNGRIDLAITNNILWEYEVRDAGYDPTNLILIYQLDDIASDLYMAANRSMDASVIDKLSKALEKLKKNGQYQAILTKWQL; encoded by the coding sequence TTGATAAAACCTGTCTTATTTATGATCACGTCCTTCTTTTGTTCTCAGCCCCAGGCGAAAGATATCCGCTTTGTCACCGAAGAACTGCCTCCCTTTCAATTCACAGGAGCAGACAATCAGGTAGACGGCGCCATCACGGAACTGGTCAGGGCAATGATCAAAGAAAGTCGGTTATCGGCAAGCATTCATATTTATCCCTGGGCCAGAAGCTACCAAACCGCCCTAACCCGGGCAGATACCATCATCTTTTCCGTGCTCAGGACCGAACAGAGGGAAAACGACTTCCGCTGGATCGGCAAACTCTATTCGTTAACCACCCACCTGGCGGCCCTGAAATCGCGCCCCGATATAGTGGTCAACAAGCTCAATGATGCCAAACAATATAAAATAGGCTCCGTCAGGGGAGATTCGGGGGAAGCCTATTTAAAAAAGAAAGGATTTATATCAAAGAAAAATTACTACACCAATAGTAAATATAGCGTCTTGTGGGGACAATTATTTAACGGCAGAATCGACTTAGCTATCACCAACAACATTCTGTGGGAATATGAAGTCAGGGACGCCGGTTATGATCCAACAAATTTAATCCTGATTTACCAGCTGGACGATATCGCATCGGATCTCTATATGGCTGCCAATAGGAGTATGGACGCCTCCGTGATTGATAAATTATCAAAAGCACTGGAAAAACTTAAAAAAAATGGTCAATATCAAGCCATACTGACCAAATGGCAACTTTAG